The following coding sequences lie in one Gorilla gorilla gorilla isolate KB3781 chromosome 5, NHGRI_mGorGor1-v2.1_pri, whole genome shotgun sequence genomic window:
- the DPPA5 gene encoding developmental pluripotency-associated 5 protein, with protein MGTLPARRHIPPWVKVPEDLKDPEVFQVQTRLLKAIFGPDGSRIPYIEQVSKAMLELKALESSDLTEVVVYGSYLYKLRTKWMLQSMAEWHRQRQERGMLKLAEAMNALELGPWMK; from the exons ATGGGAACTCTCCCGGCACGTAGACATATCCCGCCGTGGGTGAAAGTTCCCGAAGACCTGAAAGATCCAGAGGTGTTCCAGGTCCAGACGCGGCTGCTGAAAGCCATTTTTG GCCCGGACGGATCTCGAATCCCTTACATCGAGCAGGTGAGCAAGGCCATGCTCGAGCTGAAGGCTCTGGAGTCTTCAGACCTCACCGAGGTCGTGGTTTACGGCTCCTATTTGTACAAGCTCCGGACCAAGTGGATGCTCCAGTCCATGGCTGAGTGGCACCGCCAGCGCCAGGAGCGAG GGATGCTCAAACTTGCCGAAGCCATGAATGCCCTCGAACTAGGCCCTTGGATGAAGTGA
- the KHDC3L gene encoding KH domain-containing protein 3: MDTPRRFPTLVQLMQPKAMPVEVLGHLPKRFSWFHSEFLKNPKVVRLEVWLVEKIFGRGGERIPHVQGMSQILIHVNRLDPNGEAEILVFGRPSYQEDTIKMIMNLADYHRQLQAKGSGKALAQDVATQKAETQRSSIEVREAGTQRSVEVREAGTQRSVEVQEVGTQGSPVEVQEAGTQQSLQAANQSGTQRSPEAASKAVTQRFREDARDPVTRL; this comes from the exons ATGGACACTCCCAGGCGGTTTCCGACGCTCGTGCAACTGATGCAGCCAAAAGCAATGCCAGTGGAGGTGCTCGGTCACCTCCCTAAGCGGTTCTCCTGGTTCCACTCTGAGTTCTTGAAGAATCCGAAGGTAGTTCGCCTTGAGGTTTGGCTGGTGGAAAAGATCTTCG GCCGGGGCGGAGAACGCATCCCGCACGTCCAGGGGATGTCCCAAATCTTGATTCACGTGAATCGATTGGACCCTAACGGCGAGGCTGAGATCTTGGTATTTGGGAGGCCTTCTTACCAGGAGGACACAATCAAGATGATCATGAACTTGGCTGACTATCACCGCCAGCTCCAGGCGAAAG GCTCAGGAAAGGCCCTCGCCCAGGATGTCGCCACTCAGAAGGCCGAGACCCAGCGGTCTTCAATAGAAGTCCGGGAGGCCGGGACGCAGCGTTCGGTGGAGGTCCGGGAGGCCGGGACCCAGCGTTCGGTGGAAGTCCAGGAGGTCGGGACACAGGGTTCTCCGGTGGAGGTGCAGGAGGCCGGGACCCAGCAGTCTCTCCAGGCTGCCAACCAGTCGGGGACCCAGCGATCCCCCGAAGCTGCCAGCAAGGCAGTGACCCAGCGGTTTCGCGAGGATGCCCGGGACC